A portion of the Sabethes cyaneus chromosome 3, idSabCyanKW18_F2, whole genome shotgun sequence genome contains these proteins:
- the LOC128741131 gene encoding maltase 2-like, giving the protein MQTSLPVINRVNRMKNYLPSDLPLPLHRSRHRMDLSRIIPLLAILSTVFTGASGSGHGAESRGWWQDTVFYQIYPRSFMDSNGDGIGDIQGITSKLSHLADAGIGATWLSPIFRSPMVDLGYDIADYTQIQPEYGTMEDFDEMLLEANRLGIKIVLDFVPNHSSDQCEWFQRSVARDPEYEDFYVWHNGRMNPGGGPPLPPNNWQSVFYGSAWTFHPERGQFYLHQFTKEQPDLNFRNPAVVERMNDVMRFWLAKGVAGFRIDAVNHLFEVEDFRDEPETGTDTDPLSYGFTHHYYTKDLPEVYDMVYKWRSLLDDWTQAHGGPAKIMMTEAYANITFTMKYYQSTDGTRSGSHLPFNFLLITDLTEASSAQDFVFTINKWLTYMPRNRDANWVIGNHDQPRVGSRYGVERIDAVNTLLMTLPGVAVTYYGEEIGMVDYKNIPTTNEQLETIKSDVFIDFSRDPERTPFQWDDSKNAGFSTADKTWLPVNPNYIRLNLKLQKEAEKSHYKIYQQLVKIRQEETFRRGTIQLVPYNEEIVTFIRELLNHDTFAIIFNLGSRPQLVDLSVFPRLSDQLTVAVVSSSSSYKVGDRVQRDSIFCGPYDSLVLRESPTTHRRLSLFGVPFSLPTAVLQSVTQDTVIIASTMIGLAVAGFHIYRRGGGIGGGRDGMSYTMASVASWLGLDKECSFRL; this is encoded by the exons ATGCAAACCAGTTTGCCGGTAATCAATCGAGTGAATCGAATGAAAAATTACCTGCCATCAGATTTGCCGTTACCGTTGCACCGCAGCCGACATCGGATGGACTTGAGCCGGATAATCCCGCTGTTAGCGATATTATCAACAGTGTTCACTGGTGCTAGCGGTTCCGGTCATGGAGCAGAGAGCCGTGGCTGGTGGCAGGACACGGTTTTCTACCAAATCTATCCCCGTTCGTTTATGGATAGCAATGGCGATGGGATTGGAGATATTCAAGGTATTACATCGAAGCTATCGCACCTGGCGGACGCTGGCATTGGGGCGACCTGGTTGTCACCAATTTTCCGTTCACCGATGGTTGACTTAGGCTATGATATTGCTGATTACACCCAGATTCAACCGGAGTATGGTACGATGGAGGATTTCGATGAGATGCTGTTGGAAGCAAATCGATTGGGGATTAAGATAGTGCTGGATTTCGTGCCCAATCATAGTAGTGACCAGTGCGAGTGGTTCCAGCGGTCCGTGGCTCGGGATCCAGAGTACGAAGATTTCTACGTATGGCATAATGGTCGGATGAATCCTGGGGGAGGACCCCCGTTGCCACCAAACAACTGG CAATCTGTCTTCTACGGCTCGGCTTGGACGTTTCACCCGGAGCGGGGCCAATTCTATTTACATCAATTTACCAAAGAGCAACCGGATTTAAACTTCCGCAATCCAGCTGTGGTGGAACGGATGAACGATGTGATGCGATTTTGGTTGGCGAAAGGTGTAGCCGGATTTAGGATTGATGCCGTCAACCATCTGTTTGAGGTGGAAGACTTTAGGGACGAACCGGAAACGGGAACGGATACGGATCCGCTTTCCTATGGATTTACCCATCATTACTATACGAAAGATCTG CCGGAAGTTTATGACATGGTGTACAAGTGGCGCTCTCTTCTGGACGATTGGACGCAAGCCCATGGAGGTCCAGCCAAGATAATGATGACCGAAGCGTATGCCAACATTACTTTCACGATGAAATACTATCAATCGACGGATGGTACTCGCAGTGGGTCACATTTACCGTTTAATTTTTTGCTCATTACCGATCTGACAGAGGCATCCAGTGCTCAAGATTTTGTTTTCACCATCAACAAATGGTTGACCTATATGCCTCGGAATCGGGATGCAAATTGGGTGATCGGAAATCACGATCAGCCCCGAGTAGGATCGCGGTACGGCGTGGAAAGAATCGATGCGGTTAACACACTGTTGATGACATTGCCTGGCGTTGCAGTGACCTACTACGGGGAGGAAATTGGAATGGTGGATTATAAGAACATTCCAACCACAAATGAGCAGTTAGAAACAATAAAATCCGATGTTTTCATAGATTTTTCAAGGGATCCCGAGCGAACTCCGTTTCAGTGGGATGATAGTAAGAATGCTGGGTTTTCTACAGCAGACAAAACTTGGCTTCCAGTTAATCCTAATTATATAAGACTGAACTTGAAGCTGCAGAAAGAAGCAGAGAAAAGCCACTACAAAATATATCAACAGTTGGTAAAAATAAGACAAGAGGAAACATTTCGCAGAGGAACGATCCAGTTGGTTCCGTATAACGAGGAGATAGTCACCTTCATCAG GGAACTTCTTAATCACGACACTTTcgccattatttttaatttaggtTCCAGACCACAACTTGTAGACCTGTCAGTTTTTCCTCGACTTTCCGACCAACTCACGGTTGCAGTGGTGTCGTCTTCCTCCAGCTATAAAGTAGG TGACAGAGTTCAACGGGACAGCATCTTCTGTGGGCCCTACGATTCCCTGGTGCTGCGAGAAAG CCCGACCACCCATCGGCGGCTGTCATTATTCGGTGTGCCCTTCTCGCTGCCCACGGCTGTACTGCAGTCGGTAACGCAGGATACGGTCATAATTGCTTCTACAATGATTGGTCTCGCTGTTGCCGGTTTTCATATCTACCGCCGTGGGGGAGGAATTGGGGGTGGCCGTGATGGAATGTCATACACTATGGCATCCGTAGCTAGCTGGCTAGGCCTGGACAAAGAGTGCTCTTTTAGACTGTGA